Proteins co-encoded in one Candidatus Pelagibacter sp. RS40 genomic window:
- a CDS encoding F0F1 ATP synthase subunit C: protein MELEAAKMIGAGLAAIALAGAGVGIGIIFGNYLSGAMRNPSAAQKQFPNLLLGFALAEATGLFGLVVALIILFAF from the coding sequence ATGGAATTAGAAGCAGCAAAAATGATTGGAGCAGGACTTGCGGCAATAGCTCTTGCGGGCGCTGGAGTAGGTATAGGAATAATTTTTGGAAACTACCTATCAGGTGCGATGAGAAATCCATCTGCGGCTCAAAAGCAATTTCCAAATTTGCTTTTAGGTTTCGCATTAGCCGAAGCAACTGGATTATTTGGTCTAGTAGTTGCACTGATTATTTTATTCGCATTTTAA
- a CDS encoding F0F1 ATP synthase subunit B family protein, with protein sequence MLKKIIIKFLFSFVLITKVQSAESGGMPQLNPEFWISQIVWLVITFGALYIILSKIILPKISDNLESRRSQILENIEIAEKQREESEDKIKEFDKIILNSKLEAKNLFNEARQKILDDIDKKRSELETNLEEEIEIAEKEIQNLNKSSAENIKKIATETSSGLIKQLIGEEINKENISSIVNDLTNNSKENRKNV encoded by the coding sequence ATGCTAAAAAAAATAATTATTAAATTTCTTTTTAGCTTTGTACTAATTACAAAAGTACAGAGTGCTGAAAGCGGAGGTATGCCACAATTAAATCCAGAGTTTTGGATATCTCAAATTGTTTGGTTAGTTATAACATTTGGTGCTTTGTATATTATTTTGTCGAAGATAATACTGCCAAAAATAAGTGATAATTTAGAAAGTAGAAGGTCACAAATTTTGGAGAATATAGAGATTGCTGAAAAACAAAGAGAGGAAAGTGAAGATAAAATAAAAGAATTTGATAAAATTATTTTAAATAGCAAACTAGAGGCAAAAAATTTGTTTAATGAGGCTCGTCAAAAAATACTGGATGATATAGATAAAAAAAGATCTGAATTAGAGACGAATTTAGAGGAAGAAATAGAAATTGCCGAAAAAGAAATTCAAAATTTAAATAAAAGTTCGGCAGAGAATATAAAAAAAATAGCCACAGAAACTTCTTCGGGTTTGATAAAACAACTCATTGGAGAAGAGATCAACAAAGAAAACATTTCATCAATTGTAAATGATCTAACAAATAATTCTAAGGAGAATAGAAAAAATGTTTGA